Proteins encoded within one genomic window of Anopheles gambiae chromosome 3, idAnoGambNW_F1_1, whole genome shotgun sequence:
- the LOC1278971 gene encoding voltage-dependent calcium channel subunit alpha-2/delta-4 isoform X1, producing MEPLPQSRWWRWRRRHLLTGSLLLLVCLLLAIDPTPVSADPDEDIPHNEVRNWAIRFGVDLWEFGRQFTKVNDIRNRFKDSDVDVTRKDGILLLRELAAEVKNFMDFKMNAVMRIMDSAEQAALSESDPESATSKAHPSAFYDARRINEYQSDGRLAEGSRQMLLRHMRRFEGYPVNISLSSVLLPAGVSLDDPETQSAIKWSSHLDPLFANNIERDSALSWQYFGSSTGFLRRFPGTAWPPETSYGSKEINDFRSEDWFIQAASSPKDVIILLDSSGSMSGKEYQLAVATASAILDTLGDDDFFNLISFSDQSRVIVPCFQDKMVRATPDNVKEVKTAINAVECENTANFSAALETAFELLRKYNQSSQGSQCNQAIMLITDGPSDTFMEVIKHYNHPHMPVRIFTYLIGTDKSGGKNLYKMACENKGFFVQINSPEEAKKKVVEYALVMARPMVLYQADHPVHWSPVFMGGRSGILGRESENRRKLVTTVSTPVFDRRNHSTRAANLLGVVGTDVPIEEIQKMIPQHKLGVNGYAFIVDNNGRVLYHPDLRPLSDNDQYSATLKHKYNSVDLTEVELPEVDNPSNTINERHDQRYANTLQELRNEMVMQKEGENELTVLTHLDSMKRVSLRFQKYFYGAIDGTPFSLGIALPDSYGVHELNAQQEIRHSHINVTEHFKGNNWKVHPDWVYCEYNSLKDADGNGEGTEESTYRDKDESFDTPEEQVLHFLARVGRPGWKWMSVRPRSPQPHHGHGGIPVGHYAQHHFNSQGSRKAEPYYCDRTLVQSLVRDAIVTDGLDRTPSHPSRKEDRSPIATLMALLHSRLGFSMFSVKTTFVATRSGLLRWIDHLPHSEDSSEPHFSETNARAMDMSWYKRAVDLYATEPEGFVFSVPFNSGYSGKNSSTLVTASHAIFIDHRGHKAPAAVVGLQFLHESLFKHFINITSKCTASTTCKKNCASDELDCYLLDDNGFVILSERSEHTGKFFGQIDGTIMDSLVQDRIYRRVPLMDYQGICSDRDNPYTGAGEPLKPVRPMSWLLQYFVSFATYWLSVLPTPIGAWQNSNYNYDGTDDIDDEDTYDYEQPDYELPPEHSDVTTPDYDQRSTPTPQRSHTQAGPRVVPDPAHARPCDLKTDLYVLQPERLNSSGQNNPLKGKLTNCHSSGCERPFSVQKIPNSNLILLVVDVLCPCGSKQLDIDPQEVVGGAGACGVRRMAKEKMLRKRPGKCISYHPEEIEIKQCGTATSLFHASLYSTIATFIVIWVLASA from the exons CGAATAATGGATTCTGCAGAGCAGGCCGCCCTGTCCGAGTCCGACCCGGAGTCGGCGACGTCCAAAGCGCACCCGAGCGCATTCTACGACGCGCGCCGTATCAACGAGTACCAGTCCGATGGCCGGCTGGCGGAAGGGTCGCGGCAGATGCTGCTCCGCCATATGCGTCGGTTCGAGGGCTACCCGGTCAATATCAGCCTCAGCTCGGTGCTGCTCCCGGCGGGCGTCAGTTTGGACGATCCGGAAACACAAAGCGCCATCAAGTGGTCGTCCCATCTGGATCCACTGTTTGCGAACAACATCGAGCGCGATTCGGCCCTGTCGTGGCAGTACTTTGGCAGCAGCACCGGGTTTCTGCGCCGGTTTCCGGGCACCGCCTGGCCACCGGAGACGTCGTACGGCAGCAAGGAGATAAACGACTTCCGCTCGGAGGATTGGTTCATACAGGCGGCTTCCTCGCCGAAGGATGTG ATAATTCTACTCGATTCGTCCGGGTCGATGAGTGGCAAGGAGTACCAGCTGGCGGTGGCCACTGCCAGCGCCATCTTGGACACACTTGGCGATGATGATTTTTTCAATCTGATTTCATTTTCGGATCAATCGCGAGTGATTGTGCCCTGCTTCCAGGATAAGATG GTACGAGCCACGCCGGACAACGTGAAGGAAGTGAAGACGGCCATCAATGCGGTGGAGTGTGAAAATACAGCCAATTTTTCCGCCGCCCTTGAAACAGCTTTCGAGCTGCTGCGTAAG TACAACCAAAGCTCGCAGGGCAGCCAGTGCAATCAGGCCATTATGCTAATTACCGATGGGCCGAGCGATACGTTCATGGAGGTGATCAAGCATTACAACCATCCGCATATGCCGGTGCGCATTTTCACCTACCTGATCGGGACGGACAAGAGCGGGGGCAAAAATCTCTATAAAATGGCGTGCGAAAATAAAG GCTTCTTTGTGCAGATAAACAGCCCCGAGGAGGCCAAGAAGAAGGTGGTCGAGTACGCGCTCGTTATGGCCCGTCCGATGGTGCTGTACCAAGCGGACCATCCCGTCCACTGGAGTCCGGTGTTTATGGGAGGCCGCAGCGGCATACTGGGGCGGGAGAGTGAAAACCGTCGCAAGCTGGTCACCACCGTATCGACGCCGGTGTTCGATCGGCGCAATCACTCGACGAGGGCGGCCAATCTGCTCGGCGTTGTCGGGACGGACGTACCGATCGAGGAGATCCAGAAGATGATCCCCCAGCACAAGCTGGGCGTGAATGGGTACGCGTTCATCGTGGACAATAATGGGCGCGTGCTGTACCATCCGGATCTGCGGCCGCTGAGCGACAATGATCAGTACAGTGCGACCCTGAAGCATAAGTACAATTCGGTCGATTTGACCGAGGTCGAGCTGCCGGAGGTGGACAATCCGAGCAACACGATCAACGAACGGCACGACCAGCGCTACGCCAATACGCTTCAGGAG CTACGCAATGAGATGGTTATGCAGAAGGAAGGCGAAAACGAACTCACCGTACTAACGCATCTGGACTCGATGAAGCGTGTGTCCTTGCGTTTTCAGAA ATACTTTTACGGTGCGATCGACGGTACGCCGTTTTCGTTGGGTATTGCCCTGCCCGATTCCTACGGTGTGCACGAGCTGAATGCCCAGCAGGAGATTAGGCATTCCCATATCAATG TGACGGAACATTTCAAGGGCAACAATTGGAAGGTACACCCGGACTGGGTGTACTGCGAGTACAACAGCCTGAAGGACGCGGACGGCAACGGCGAGGGTACGGAGGAGTCCACCTACCGGGATAAGGACGAAAGTTTCGATACGCCCGAAGAGCAGGTGCTCCACTTTTTGGCCCGTGTCGGCAGGCCCGGCTGGAAATGGATGTCG GTGCGTCCACGTTCACCTCAGCCACACCACGGGCACGGTGGCATTCCGGTCGGGCATTACGCTCAGCACCACTTTAACTCGCAAGGTTCGCGCAAAGCGGAACCGTACTATTGCGACCGTACCCTCGTCCAGAGCCTGGTGCGGGACGCGATCGTAACCGATGGGCTGGATCGCACGCCGAGCCATCCGTCGCGCAAGGAAGATCGAAG CCCCATTGCCACGTTGATGGCTTTGCTGCACAG CCGTCTCGGGTTCAGCATGTTCAGCGTGAAGACAACGTTCGTGGCAACGCGATCGGGGCTGCTGCGCTGGATTGACCATTTGCCCCACTCGGAGGACTCCTCGGAACC cCACTTTAGCGAAACGAACGCACGAGCAATGGACATGAGCTGGTACAAGCGGGCGGTCGATCTGTATGCCACCGAGCCGGAAGGATTCGTGTTCAGCGTTCCCTTCAACTCTGG ATACTCGGGCAAGAACAGCTCCACGCTCGTGACTGCAAGTCACGCCATCTTCATCGATCACCGCGGCCACAAGGCACCGGCCGCCGTCGTAGGGCTACAGTTTTTGCACGAATCACTGTTCAAGCACTTCATCAACATTACGTCCAAG TGTACCGCCTCGACGACCTGCAAGAAGAACTGTGCGTCGGACGAGCTCGATTGCTATCTGCTCGACGACAACGGGTTCGTCATACTGTCCGAGCGTAGCGAGCACACTGGTAAGTTCTTCGGCCAAATCGACGGTACGATCATGGACTCGCTGGTGCAGGACCGCATCTACCGGCGGGTACCGCTGATGGACTACCAGGGCATCTGTTCCGATCGGGACAACCCGTACACTGGGGCGGGTGAGCCATTGAAACCGGTCCGGCCGATGTCTTGGCTGCTGCAGTACTTTGTGTCGTTCGCGACGTACTGGCTGTCGGTGCTGCCCACACCGATCGGGGCGTGGCAAAACTCCAACTACAACTACGACGGCACGGACGATATCGACGATGAGGATACGTACGACTACGAGCAGCCGGACTATGAGCTGCCGCCGGAGCATAGCGACGTGACGACGCCGGACTATGATCAGCGATCGACACCGACACCGCAGCGGTCGCATACGCAGGCAGGGCCACGCGTTGTGCCCGATCCGGCCCATGCCCGACCGTGCGATCTCAAGACGGATCTGTACGTGCTGCAACCGGAGCGCTTGAATTCGAGCGGTCAGAACAATCCACTGAAG GGCAAACTTACCAACTGTCACTCGTCCGGATGTGAGCGTCCGTTCAGTGTGCAGAAAATACCGAACagcaatctcatcttgctggTAGTGGACGTGCTGTGTCCCTGCGGCTCCAAGCAGTTGGACATTGACCCGCAAGAGGTCGTTGGTGGTGCGG GAGCCTGCGGTGTGCGTCGCATGGCCAAGGAGAAAATGCTGAGAAAACGGCCCGGCAAATGCATCAGCTACCATCCGGAGGAGATTGAAATTAAGCAGTGCGGCACCGCCACCTCACTGTTCCATGCGTCCCTGTACTCGACGATAGCGACCTTTATTGTGATATGGGTGCTGGCCAGCGCGTGA
- the LOC1278971 gene encoding voltage-dependent calcium channel subunit alpha-2/delta-4 isoform X2 gives MEPLPQSRWWRWRRRHLLTGSLLLLVCLLLAIDPTPVSADPDEDIPHNEVRNWAIRFGVDLWEFGRQFTKVNDIRNRFKDSDVDVTRKDGILLLRELAAEVKNFMDFKMNAVMRIMDSAEQAALSESDPESATSKAHPSAFYDARRINEYQSDGRLAEGSRQMLLRHMRRFEGYPVNISLSSVLLPAGVSLDDPETQSAIKWSSHLDPLFANNIERDSALSWQYFGSSTGFLRRFPGTAWPPETSYGSKEINDFRSEDWFIQAASSPKDVIILLDSSGSMSGKEYQLAVATASAILDTLGDDDFFNLISFSDQSRVIVPCFQDKMVRATPDNVKEVKTAINAVECENTANFSAALETAFELLRKYNQSSQGSQCNQAIMLITDGPSDTFMEVIKHYNHPHMPVRIFTYLIGTDKSGGKNLYKMACENKGFFVQINSPEEAKKKVVEYALVMARPMVLYQADHPVHWSPVFMGGRSGILGRESENRRKLVTTVSTPVFDRRNHSTRAANLLGVVGTDVPIEEIQKMIPQHKLGVNGYAFIVDNNGRVLYHPDLRPLSDNDQYSATLKHKYNSVDLTEVELPEVDNPSNTINERHDQRYANTLQELRNEMVMQKEGENELTVLTHLDSMKRVSLRFQKYFYGAIDGTPFSLGIALPDSYGVHELNAQQEIRHSHINVTEHFKGNNWKVHPDWVYCEYNSLKDADGNGEGTEESTYRDKDESFDTPEEQVLHFLARVGRPGWKWMSVRPRSPQPHHGHGGIPVGHYAQHHFNSQGSRKAEPYYCDRTLVQSLVRDAIVTDGLDRTPSHPSRKEDRSRLGFSMFSVKTTFVATRSGLLRWIDHLPHSEDSSEPHFSETNARAMDMSWYKRAVDLYATEPEGFVFSVPFNSGYSGKNSSTLVTASHAIFIDHRGHKAPAAVVGLQFLHESLFKHFINITSKCTASTTCKKNCASDELDCYLLDDNGFVILSERSEHTGKFFGQIDGTIMDSLVQDRIYRRVPLMDYQGICSDRDNPYTGAGEPLKPVRPMSWLLQYFVSFATYWLSVLPTPIGAWQNSNYNYDGTDDIDDEDTYDYEQPDYELPPEHSDVTTPDYDQRSTPTPQRSHTQAGPRVVPDPAHARPCDLKTDLYVLQPERLNSSGQNNPLKGKLTNCHSSGCERPFSVQKIPNSNLILLVVDVLCPCGSKQLDIDPQEVVGGAGACGVRRMAKEKMLRKRPGKCISYHPEEIEIKQCGTATSLFHASLYSTIATFIVIWVLASA, from the exons CGAATAATGGATTCTGCAGAGCAGGCCGCCCTGTCCGAGTCCGACCCGGAGTCGGCGACGTCCAAAGCGCACCCGAGCGCATTCTACGACGCGCGCCGTATCAACGAGTACCAGTCCGATGGCCGGCTGGCGGAAGGGTCGCGGCAGATGCTGCTCCGCCATATGCGTCGGTTCGAGGGCTACCCGGTCAATATCAGCCTCAGCTCGGTGCTGCTCCCGGCGGGCGTCAGTTTGGACGATCCGGAAACACAAAGCGCCATCAAGTGGTCGTCCCATCTGGATCCACTGTTTGCGAACAACATCGAGCGCGATTCGGCCCTGTCGTGGCAGTACTTTGGCAGCAGCACCGGGTTTCTGCGCCGGTTTCCGGGCACCGCCTGGCCACCGGAGACGTCGTACGGCAGCAAGGAGATAAACGACTTCCGCTCGGAGGATTGGTTCATACAGGCGGCTTCCTCGCCGAAGGATGTG ATAATTCTACTCGATTCGTCCGGGTCGATGAGTGGCAAGGAGTACCAGCTGGCGGTGGCCACTGCCAGCGCCATCTTGGACACACTTGGCGATGATGATTTTTTCAATCTGATTTCATTTTCGGATCAATCGCGAGTGATTGTGCCCTGCTTCCAGGATAAGATG GTACGAGCCACGCCGGACAACGTGAAGGAAGTGAAGACGGCCATCAATGCGGTGGAGTGTGAAAATACAGCCAATTTTTCCGCCGCCCTTGAAACAGCTTTCGAGCTGCTGCGTAAG TACAACCAAAGCTCGCAGGGCAGCCAGTGCAATCAGGCCATTATGCTAATTACCGATGGGCCGAGCGATACGTTCATGGAGGTGATCAAGCATTACAACCATCCGCATATGCCGGTGCGCATTTTCACCTACCTGATCGGGACGGACAAGAGCGGGGGCAAAAATCTCTATAAAATGGCGTGCGAAAATAAAG GCTTCTTTGTGCAGATAAACAGCCCCGAGGAGGCCAAGAAGAAGGTGGTCGAGTACGCGCTCGTTATGGCCCGTCCGATGGTGCTGTACCAAGCGGACCATCCCGTCCACTGGAGTCCGGTGTTTATGGGAGGCCGCAGCGGCATACTGGGGCGGGAGAGTGAAAACCGTCGCAAGCTGGTCACCACCGTATCGACGCCGGTGTTCGATCGGCGCAATCACTCGACGAGGGCGGCCAATCTGCTCGGCGTTGTCGGGACGGACGTACCGATCGAGGAGATCCAGAAGATGATCCCCCAGCACAAGCTGGGCGTGAATGGGTACGCGTTCATCGTGGACAATAATGGGCGCGTGCTGTACCATCCGGATCTGCGGCCGCTGAGCGACAATGATCAGTACAGTGCGACCCTGAAGCATAAGTACAATTCGGTCGATTTGACCGAGGTCGAGCTGCCGGAGGTGGACAATCCGAGCAACACGATCAACGAACGGCACGACCAGCGCTACGCCAATACGCTTCAGGAG CTACGCAATGAGATGGTTATGCAGAAGGAAGGCGAAAACGAACTCACCGTACTAACGCATCTGGACTCGATGAAGCGTGTGTCCTTGCGTTTTCAGAA ATACTTTTACGGTGCGATCGACGGTACGCCGTTTTCGTTGGGTATTGCCCTGCCCGATTCCTACGGTGTGCACGAGCTGAATGCCCAGCAGGAGATTAGGCATTCCCATATCAATG TGACGGAACATTTCAAGGGCAACAATTGGAAGGTACACCCGGACTGGGTGTACTGCGAGTACAACAGCCTGAAGGACGCGGACGGCAACGGCGAGGGTACGGAGGAGTCCACCTACCGGGATAAGGACGAAAGTTTCGATACGCCCGAAGAGCAGGTGCTCCACTTTTTGGCCCGTGTCGGCAGGCCCGGCTGGAAATGGATGTCG GTGCGTCCACGTTCACCTCAGCCACACCACGGGCACGGTGGCATTCCGGTCGGGCATTACGCTCAGCACCACTTTAACTCGCAAGGTTCGCGCAAAGCGGAACCGTACTATTGCGACCGTACCCTCGTCCAGAGCCTGGTGCGGGACGCGATCGTAACCGATGGGCTGGATCGCACGCCGAGCCATCCGTCGCGCAAGGAAGATCGAAG CCGTCTCGGGTTCAGCATGTTCAGCGTGAAGACAACGTTCGTGGCAACGCGATCGGGGCTGCTGCGCTGGATTGACCATTTGCCCCACTCGGAGGACTCCTCGGAACC cCACTTTAGCGAAACGAACGCACGAGCAATGGACATGAGCTGGTACAAGCGGGCGGTCGATCTGTATGCCACCGAGCCGGAAGGATTCGTGTTCAGCGTTCCCTTCAACTCTGG ATACTCGGGCAAGAACAGCTCCACGCTCGTGACTGCAAGTCACGCCATCTTCATCGATCACCGCGGCCACAAGGCACCGGCCGCCGTCGTAGGGCTACAGTTTTTGCACGAATCACTGTTCAAGCACTTCATCAACATTACGTCCAAG TGTACCGCCTCGACGACCTGCAAGAAGAACTGTGCGTCGGACGAGCTCGATTGCTATCTGCTCGACGACAACGGGTTCGTCATACTGTCCGAGCGTAGCGAGCACACTGGTAAGTTCTTCGGCCAAATCGACGGTACGATCATGGACTCGCTGGTGCAGGACCGCATCTACCGGCGGGTACCGCTGATGGACTACCAGGGCATCTGTTCCGATCGGGACAACCCGTACACTGGGGCGGGTGAGCCATTGAAACCGGTCCGGCCGATGTCTTGGCTGCTGCAGTACTTTGTGTCGTTCGCGACGTACTGGCTGTCGGTGCTGCCCACACCGATCGGGGCGTGGCAAAACTCCAACTACAACTACGACGGCACGGACGATATCGACGATGAGGATACGTACGACTACGAGCAGCCGGACTATGAGCTGCCGCCGGAGCATAGCGACGTGACGACGCCGGACTATGATCAGCGATCGACACCGACACCGCAGCGGTCGCATACGCAGGCAGGGCCACGCGTTGTGCCCGATCCGGCCCATGCCCGACCGTGCGATCTCAAGACGGATCTGTACGTGCTGCAACCGGAGCGCTTGAATTCGAGCGGTCAGAACAATCCACTGAAG GGCAAACTTACCAACTGTCACTCGTCCGGATGTGAGCGTCCGTTCAGTGTGCAGAAAATACCGAACagcaatctcatcttgctggTAGTGGACGTGCTGTGTCCCTGCGGCTCCAAGCAGTTGGACATTGACCCGCAAGAGGTCGTTGGTGGTGCGG GAGCCTGCGGTGTGCGTCGCATGGCCAAGGAGAAAATGCTGAGAAAACGGCCCGGCAAATGCATCAGCTACCATCCGGAGGAGATTGAAATTAAGCAGTGCGGCACCGCCACCTCACTGTTCCATGCGTCCCTGTACTCGACGATAGCGACCTTTATTGTGATATGGGTGCTGGCCAGCGCGTGA